One window of the Thermasporomyces composti genome contains the following:
- a CDS encoding glutamate--tRNA ligase — MLERAEIDALFPPDLPEPEYWERRYPPRQLPEGAKVTRFGPSPTGFVHIGGVYVAMIDRAVAHATGGRYLVRVEDTDQSRLVEGALEQFDRAFEHFGISPDEGDLPTPDGGRATVGDYGPYRQSERSRIYLTYVRELLRQGKAYLCFATKEELAEITEAQQRAKLPTGYYGRWALWRDASADDVRAKLAAGVPYVVRFRAEARPGQRVRFRDVIRGELEHEANRNDVVILKSSDQEPRLPTYHFAHAVDDHLMRVNLVIRGEEWISSVPLHLQLFEALGFEPPEYAHIAPLTKQEGGGKRKLSKRKDPEASVDFYIEAGYPVPAVHYYLRGLANGRLAELPMEQSLAEPIRLDELGLAGPLVDLVKLEDISADYIATLPGREILDQVRRWAATYDQELAAVLEAEPDLALRALAVEREGVPNPRKDLRKWSDFRPVYGFFFPQLFQLVDDPTDARFGGLAPELVRTLAADFADHYQPLEDPQEWFEQVRDLAARHGFARSTKEYKRDPDAYPGSIREAAQVIRVALTGSTRSPDMFQVARALGPDEVLRRVRALTA, encoded by the coding sequence ATGCTCGAGCGCGCCGAGATCGACGCGTTGTTCCCGCCCGACCTGCCCGAACCGGAGTACTGGGAGCGGCGGTACCCACCCAGGCAGTTGCCGGAGGGCGCGAAGGTGACGCGGTTCGGTCCCTCCCCGACCGGGTTCGTCCACATCGGCGGTGTCTACGTCGCCATGATCGACCGTGCCGTCGCCCACGCCACCGGCGGCCGGTACCTGGTACGGGTCGAGGACACCGACCAGTCGCGTCTGGTCGAGGGCGCGCTCGAGCAGTTCGACCGGGCTTTCGAGCATTTCGGCATCAGCCCGGACGAAGGCGACCTTCCCACGCCCGATGGAGGACGCGCCACCGTCGGTGACTACGGCCCCTACCGTCAGTCCGAGCGCTCCCGGATCTACCTCACCTACGTCCGCGAGCTGCTGCGCCAGGGCAAGGCGTACCTGTGCTTCGCGACGAAGGAGGAGCTCGCCGAGATCACGGAGGCGCAGCAGCGGGCGAAGCTGCCGACCGGCTACTACGGACGGTGGGCGTTGTGGCGGGACGCGTCCGCGGACGACGTCCGCGCCAAGCTCGCCGCCGGCGTCCCGTACGTGGTCCGGTTCCGCGCCGAGGCCCGGCCCGGTCAGCGCGTGCGCTTCCGCGACGTCATCCGCGGTGAGCTCGAGCACGAGGCCAACCGCAACGACGTCGTCATCTTGAAGTCGTCCGACCAGGAGCCTCGGCTGCCCACGTACCACTTCGCGCACGCCGTCGACGACCACCTCATGCGGGTGAACCTCGTCATCCGCGGTGAGGAGTGGATCTCGTCGGTGCCGCTGCACCTGCAGCTGTTCGAGGCCCTCGGCTTCGAACCACCGGAGTACGCGCACATCGCGCCGCTGACCAAGCAGGAGGGCGGCGGCAAGCGCAAGCTGTCGAAGCGGAAGGACCCCGAGGCGTCGGTCGACTTCTACATCGAGGCCGGCTACCCGGTCCCCGCCGTCCACTACTACCTGCGTGGCCTGGCCAACGGTCGGCTGGCCGAGCTGCCGATGGAGCAGTCGCTCGCCGAGCCGATCCGCCTGGACGAGCTCGGACTTGCCGGGCCGCTGGTCGACCTGGTGAAGCTCGAGGACATCAGCGCCGACTACATCGCCACCCTGCCTGGACGGGAGATCCTCGACCAGGTCCGGCGGTGGGCCGCGACCTACGACCAAGAGCTGGCCGCCGTCCTCGAGGCCGAGCCCGACCTCGCCCTGCGCGCCCTTGCGGTCGAGCGGGAAGGCGTCCCCAACCCTCGCAAGGACCTGCGCAAGTGGTCGGACTTCCGGCCGGTCTACGGGTTCTTCTTCCCCCAGCTTTTCCAGCTCGTCGACGACCCGACTGACGCACGCTTCGGCGGGCTCGCACCGGAGCTGGTGCGTACTCTCGCGGCCGACTTCGCCGACCACTACCAGCCGCTCGAGGACCCGCAGGAGTGGTTCGAGCAGGTCCGGGACCTCGCGGCCCGACACGGGTTCGCCCGCAGCACCAAGGAGTACAAGCGCGACCCCGACGCCTACCCCGGCTCGATTCGCGAGGCGGCCCAGGTCATCCGGGTGGCGCTGACCGGCTCCACCCGCAGCCCTGACATGTTCCAGGTGGCGCGAGCGCTCGGCCCCGACGAGGTGCTCCGCCGCGTGCGGGCCCTCACGGCGTAA
- a CDS encoding DUF4233 domain-containing protein has translation MRPVLSAILVFEAIVVLLAIPVAVSLGEVSGGLAGAVGGGVAAACLVATGVLRYPFGRWAGSALQVVAVALGFVVPLMFVLGVVFGALWFVCLAADRKIAAAQTHRGEGDG, from the coding sequence GTGCGGCCGGTCCTTTCCGCCATCCTGGTCTTCGAGGCGATCGTGGTCCTCCTCGCGATCCCGGTGGCTGTCTCACTCGGCGAGGTGAGCGGCGGACTGGCCGGCGCGGTCGGTGGTGGCGTCGCCGCGGCGTGTCTGGTGGCCACCGGTGTGCTGCGCTATCCGTTCGGACGCTGGGCGGGCTCGGCCCTGCAGGTGGTGGCGGTGGCGCTCGGTTTCGTGGTGCCGTTGATGTTCGTCCTCGGAGTGGTCTTCGGCGCCCTGTGGTTCGTGTGCTTGGCGGCGGACCGCAAGATCGCGGCTGCCCAGACCCACCGGGGTGAGGGCGACGGTTGA
- a CDS encoding alpha/beta hydrolase, whose product MDSRPSLLEHAHEYGADPTTLFVAGSSAGGHMAALAPLTQNDPAFQPGFEDADTSVTGAICLNAWYGPHFGQGPESSPEPHIGADAPPFSLAHGDKDTLVPVVDARHFVRRLRQTSAGPVVYAELKDGHHAFDLFHSLRFEAVIDAIEAFTAWVRSQDRNAVAG is encoded by the coding sequence TTGGACTCGCGACCATCGCTTCTCGAGCACGCCCACGAGTACGGCGCCGATCCGACGACGCTGTTCGTCGCGGGGAGCTCGGCAGGCGGGCACATGGCGGCGTTGGCCCCGCTCACCCAGAACGACCCCGCCTTCCAGCCGGGCTTCGAGGACGCCGACACCTCTGTGACCGGCGCCATCTGCCTGAACGCCTGGTACGGCCCCCATTTCGGTCAAGGGCCCGAGTCTTCGCCGGAGCCGCACATCGGCGCCGACGCGCCGCCCTTTTCCCTGGCACACGGCGACAAGGACACGTTGGTGCCCGTGGTAGATGCCCGGCACTTCGTCCGCCGGCTACGCCAGACCTCGGCCGGCCCCGTCGTGTACGCCGAGCTGAAGGATGGGCACCACGCCTTCGACCTGTTCCACTCCCTGCGGTTCGAGGCCGTCATCGACGCGATCGAGGCCTTCACCGCGTGGGTCAGATCACAGGACAGGAATGCCGTCGCGGGTTGA
- the ndk gene encoding nucleoside-diphosphate kinase, which translates to MSERTLVLLKPDAVRRGLVGEILSRYERKGLSIVAMEMRTIDGAMADQHYAEHVDKPFYPPLREFVTSGPLVAAVLEGDDAIEVVRLLNGATDARKAAAGTIRGDLALSNRENLVHGSDSPEAAKREIALWFPNLH; encoded by the coding sequence GTGTCCGAGCGCACCCTGGTCCTGCTCAAGCCCGATGCGGTTCGCCGTGGCCTGGTCGGCGAGATCCTCAGCCGCTACGAGCGCAAGGGGCTGTCGATCGTGGCGATGGAGATGCGGACCATCGACGGCGCGATGGCGGACCAGCACTACGCCGAACATGTCGACAAGCCCTTCTACCCGCCGCTGCGTGAGTTCGTGACCAGCGGACCGTTGGTGGCCGCGGTCCTCGAGGGGGACGACGCGATCGAGGTCGTCCGGCTCCTCAACGGCGCCACGGACGCGCGGAAGGCGGCGGCCGGCACCATTCGCGGCGACCTGGCGCTGTCCAACCGCGAGAACCTCGTGCACGGCTCGGACTCGCCCGAGGCGGCCAAGCGCGAGATCGCCTTGTGGTTCCCGAATCTCCACTGA
- a CDS encoding valine--tRNA ligase: protein MSASQPDASAPPLPQTFSPAEIEGKLYERWVERGYFTPSGKPDATPFCIVIPPPNVTGSLHVGHALDHTIQDILVRRRRMQGYDTLWLPGTDHAGIATQNVVERELAKEGLSRHDLGRERFVERVWQWKAESGGRILGQMRRLGDSVDWSRERFTMDEGLSRAVLTMFKRLYDDGLIYRAERIINWCPRCLTALSDIEVEHSEDEGELVSIRYGEGDTSIVVATTRAETMLGDTAVAVHPDDERYAHLVGREVELPLTGRRVPIIADAHVDPEFGTGAVKVTPAHDPNDFEIGRRHNLPSIEIMDEHGVITAHGPFQGLDRFEARPAVVAALRSEGRIVKEIRPYRHAVGHCQRCDTVVEPRVSLQWFVKVEPLARAASEAVRDGRITIHPPEMAKRYFSWVDNMHDWCISRQLWWGHRIPVWYGPDGQVVCVGPDEEPPSGEGWTQDPDVLDTWFSSGLWPMSTLGWPDETDDLARYYPTSVLVTGYDILFFWVARMAMFGLYGMQHRGKADSVPFREVVLHGMVRDAHGKKMSKSFGNVVDPLDWIERYGADATRFTLARGANPGSDVPVSDEWCQGARNFATKLWNAARFALMNGASTELPIPDRLSTADRWILSRLHRLIAEVDTYYDSYEFAKVCEAIQGFAWGEFCDWYVELAKTELTAGGEAADAARAVLGHVLDRLLRLLHPVMPFVTEELWLALTKGESLVIAEWPRAESDWLDDAAEAEIARLRRLVTEVRRFRADQGLRPGQRVPARLVGIERTVLAGHETAIRSLLRLDPPGEGFNRTASLLVDDVTVELDTAGVIDVAAERKRLEKDLANARKERDQAARKLANPDFLNKAPAQVVEKVRTQHATAENEIARLEAQLAALPSPR, encoded by the coding sequence ATGAGTGCCTCGCAGCCTGACGCTTCCGCGCCGCCGCTTCCGCAGACGTTCTCGCCTGCCGAGATCGAGGGAAAGCTTTACGAGCGCTGGGTCGAGCGCGGCTACTTCACCCCGTCGGGCAAGCCCGACGCGACGCCGTTCTGCATCGTGATCCCGCCGCCGAACGTCACGGGATCCCTGCACGTGGGGCACGCGCTCGACCACACGATCCAGGACATTCTGGTTCGCAGGCGGCGGATGCAGGGCTACGACACCCTGTGGCTGCCGGGCACCGACCACGCGGGCATCGCCACCCAGAACGTGGTGGAGCGGGAGCTCGCCAAGGAGGGCCTGTCGCGGCACGACCTCGGACGCGAGAGGTTCGTCGAGCGGGTCTGGCAGTGGAAGGCCGAGTCAGGCGGCCGCATCCTCGGCCAGATGCGCCGTCTCGGCGACTCGGTCGACTGGAGCCGTGAGCGCTTCACGATGGACGAGGGCCTGTCGCGGGCCGTCCTCACGATGTTCAAGCGGCTCTACGACGACGGCCTCATCTACCGGGCCGAGCGGATCATCAACTGGTGCCCGCGCTGCCTCACCGCGCTCTCCGACATCGAGGTCGAGCACTCCGAGGACGAGGGCGAGCTGGTCAGCATCCGCTACGGAGAGGGTGACACCTCGATCGTGGTGGCGACGACGCGGGCGGAGACGATGCTCGGGGACACCGCTGTGGCGGTGCACCCCGACGATGAGCGCTACGCCCACCTGGTCGGCCGCGAGGTCGAGCTGCCGCTCACCGGCCGGCGGGTCCCGATCATCGCCGACGCCCACGTCGACCCGGAGTTCGGGACCGGCGCGGTGAAGGTGACGCCCGCCCACGACCCCAACGACTTCGAGATCGGTCGGCGGCACAACCTGCCGAGTATCGAGATCATGGACGAGCACGGTGTGATCACCGCGCACGGTCCGTTCCAAGGGCTCGACCGGTTCGAGGCTCGGCCGGCGGTCGTCGCCGCGCTGCGCTCCGAGGGACGCATCGTCAAGGAGATCCGGCCCTACCGCCACGCGGTCGGCCACTGCCAGCGTTGCGACACGGTCGTGGAACCGCGGGTCTCCCTCCAGTGGTTCGTCAAGGTCGAGCCGCTGGCGCGCGCGGCGAGCGAGGCGGTGCGCGACGGCCGGATCACGATCCACCCGCCGGAGATGGCCAAGCGCTACTTCTCCTGGGTCGACAACATGCACGACTGGTGCATCTCCCGCCAGCTCTGGTGGGGGCACCGGATTCCCGTGTGGTACGGCCCGGACGGCCAGGTGGTGTGCGTCGGTCCAGACGAGGAGCCACCGTCGGGCGAGGGCTGGACCCAGGACCCGGACGTCCTCGACACCTGGTTCTCCTCCGGGCTGTGGCCGATGTCCACGCTGGGGTGGCCCGACGAGACCGACGACCTGGCGCGCTACTACCCGACCAGCGTGCTCGTCACCGGCTACGACATCCTCTTCTTCTGGGTCGCCCGGATGGCGATGTTCGGCCTGTACGGCATGCAGCACCGTGGTAAGGCCGACAGCGTGCCGTTCCGGGAGGTCGTGCTCCACGGCATGGTGCGCGACGCCCACGGCAAGAAGATGTCGAAGTCGTTCGGCAACGTCGTCGACCCGCTGGACTGGATCGAGCGCTACGGCGCGGACGCGACCCGGTTCACGCTGGCGCGCGGCGCCAACCCCGGCTCCGACGTCCCGGTGAGCGACGAGTGGTGCCAGGGTGCGCGGAACTTCGCCACCAAGCTGTGGAACGCGGCCCGCTTCGCGCTCATGAACGGCGCGTCGACGGAGCTGCCGATCCCGGACCGGCTGTCGACCGCCGACCGGTGGATCCTCTCCCGTCTCCACCGCCTGATCGCCGAGGTCGACACCTACTACGACAGCTACGAGTTCGCCAAGGTCTGCGAGGCGATCCAGGGATTCGCGTGGGGCGAGTTCTGCGACTGGTACGTCGAGCTCGCCAAGACCGAGTTGACAGCCGGCGGCGAGGCCGCCGACGCCGCTCGGGCGGTGCTCGGGCACGTGCTCGACCGACTGCTGCGCCTGCTCCACCCGGTGATGCCGTTCGTCACCGAGGAGCTGTGGCTGGCGTTGACGAAGGGCGAGTCCCTGGTGATCGCCGAGTGGCCGCGCGCCGAGTCCGACTGGCTCGATGACGCCGCGGAGGCCGAGATCGCGCGACTGCGCCGGCTCGTCACCGAGGTCCGCCGCTTCCGCGCCGACCAGGGCCTGCGTCCGGGGCAGCGGGTCCCCGCCCGGCTGGTGGGCATCGAGCGGACCGTGCTCGCCGGGCACGAGACCGCCATCCGTTCGCTGCTGCGGCTCGATCCGCCGGGTGAGGGCTTCAACCGGACGGCGTCCCTGCTCGTCGACGACGTCACGGTCGAGCTCGACACCGCCGGCGTGATCGACGTGGCGGCCGAGCGCAAGCGGCTGGAGAAGGACCTCGCCAACGCCCGCAAGGAGCGTGACCAGGCGGCGCGCAAGCTCGCCAACCCCGACTTCTTGAACAAGGCGCCGGCGCAGGTGGTGGAGAAGGTCCGCACCCAGCACGCGACCGCCGAGAACGAGATCGCACGGTTGGAGGCGCAGCTGGCGGCGTTGCCGTCGCCGCGCTAG
- a CDS encoding LacI family DNA-binding transcriptional regulator produces the protein MAALAGVSVATVSYVMNARDDRRVGAQTRERVLAAARALGYVPHQAARSLRRRRTELVALVVGSIGVPAYDQLAQDLHTAADAAGYGVITIVVDSPRRADTTIDLLHQRLVDGALIAPSVPYLSDDTLGGLARTGLPLVVMSNHVNPDGFDVVRAPERRACTEAMEHLLSSGRRRVAFVGHRNEVVHPRMSERRRAYVDALDRHGIPVRDRIVVAGADSRVAGYQAVASLLTRRPRPDAIFAASDRAAISAIWAVRDAGLRVPDDVAVVGVGNLEEGRVIRPALSTVGPVSHEYSAVARLLFDRLAALHDPHSQREPPPARELVTPWSFIRRGST, from the coding sequence GTGGCCGCGCTCGCCGGCGTCTCGGTGGCCACGGTGTCGTACGTCATGAACGCCCGCGACGACCGTCGGGTCGGCGCGCAGACCCGTGAGCGAGTCCTCGCCGCTGCCCGTGCCCTGGGCTACGTCCCCCACCAAGCCGCGCGCAGCCTGCGTCGACGCCGCACCGAGCTGGTCGCCCTCGTGGTCGGGTCCATCGGCGTCCCGGCGTACGACCAGCTCGCCCAAGACCTGCACACGGCGGCGGACGCCGCGGGCTACGGCGTGATCACGATCGTCGTCGACTCCCCCCGCCGCGCTGACACCACCATCGACCTGCTGCACCAACGGCTCGTCGACGGCGCCCTCATCGCGCCCTCGGTGCCGTACCTCAGCGACGACACCCTGGGCGGCTTGGCTCGAACAGGCCTTCCCCTGGTCGTGATGAGCAACCACGTCAACCCAGACGGCTTCGACGTCGTACGGGCGCCGGAGAGGCGCGCCTGCACCGAAGCGATGGAGCACCTGCTCTCCTCCGGTCGTCGCCGCGTGGCGTTCGTCGGCCACCGCAACGAGGTCGTCCATCCCCGCATGTCGGAGCGACGACGCGCCTACGTCGACGCGCTCGACAGGCACGGCATCCCCGTACGAGACCGCATCGTCGTCGCGGGCGCCGACAGCCGGGTGGCCGGCTACCAAGCCGTCGCCTCGCTGCTGACCAGGCGTCCGCGACCCGACGCGATCTTCGCCGCGTCGGATCGTGCCGCCATCAGCGCGATCTGGGCCGTCCGGGACGCCGGTCTGCGGGTTCCCGACGACGTCGCCGTGGTCGGCGTCGGCAACCTCGAGGAAGGCCGAGTCATCCGGCCCGCGCTCAGCACCGTCGGGCCGGTGTCCCACGAGTACTCGGCGGTGGCGCGGCTGCTGTTCGACCGCCTGGCCGCGCTCCACGACCCGCACAGCCAGAGGGAGCCACCGCCGGCACGTGAGCTGGTCACCCCGTGGTCCTTCATTCGGCGCGGATCGACCTAG
- a CDS encoding sulfatase-like hydrolase/transferase has product MPQVDHPNVIVVFTDQQRWDTTGVHGNPLDLTPNFDTMARLGTHVLQAFTPQPVCAPARAAIQTGRYPTRTGVYRNGIPLPHDARTLAHHFRVAGYRTGYIGKWHLSLSEPVPPEDRGGYEFWLAANLLEFTSDAYRTVVFDESGAPVLLPGYRSDALFDAAIRFVADQVAPDGSGRRRPFFLFVSLLEPHHQNEVDTYPAPDGYAERYQGRWLPPDLAELSAHGGTAHRHIGGYLGQIRRVDEGLGRLFDALRSMGLLDDTIVAFTSDHGSHFKTRNSEYKRSCHDASIRVPLALRGPGFDGGGTLTRPVSTVDLPPTLLDAAGLDVPEDMDGRSFLPLLRDPSAAWPDEVFIQVSESEVGRAIRTSRWKYYVTAPDAHPWDDANATRYVETALYDLANDPYELVNLAGMPSHRNVAEELRARLVARMREAGEPEPVIEPAPEVPTSRQRRVDPTVHTARWTPTRFGHQPRA; this is encoded by the coding sequence ATGCCACAGGTCGACCACCCGAACGTGATCGTGGTCTTCACCGACCAGCAGCGTTGGGACACCACGGGAGTCCACGGCAATCCATTGGACCTCACCCCCAACTTCGACACGATGGCGCGGTTGGGCACCCACGTGCTCCAGGCGTTCACGCCACAGCCGGTGTGCGCGCCGGCCCGGGCTGCCATCCAGACCGGCCGCTATCCCACCCGCACCGGTGTGTACCGGAACGGCATCCCGCTCCCCCACGACGCGCGGACACTTGCCCACCACTTCCGCGTCGCCGGCTACCGAACCGGCTACATCGGCAAGTGGCACCTGTCGCTCTCCGAGCCCGTGCCGCCCGAGGACCGAGGTGGCTACGAGTTCTGGTTGGCCGCCAACCTGCTCGAGTTCACTTCCGACGCCTACCGCACGGTGGTCTTCGACGAGTCCGGCGCGCCCGTCCTTCTGCCGGGCTACCGCTCCGACGCACTCTTCGACGCGGCCATCCGGTTCGTTGCCGACCAGGTCGCGCCGGACGGGTCCGGTCGGAGGCGGCCGTTCTTCTTGTTCGTGTCCCTGCTCGAGCCGCACCACCAGAACGAGGTCGACACCTATCCCGCTCCCGACGGCTACGCCGAGCGCTACCAGGGGCGCTGGCTGCCACCCGACCTGGCGGAGCTGTCCGCCCACGGCGGCACCGCCCACCGCCACATCGGTGGCTACCTCGGCCAGATCCGCCGCGTCGACGAAGGGCTCGGCCGCCTGTTCGACGCGTTGCGCAGCATGGGCCTGCTCGACGACACGATCGTGGCCTTCACCTCCGACCACGGCAGCCACTTCAAGACCCGGAACTCCGAGTACAAGCGGTCCTGCCACGACGCCTCGATTCGCGTCCCGTTGGCGCTCCGCGGACCCGGCTTCGACGGCGGAGGAACGCTCACCCGACCGGTAAGCACGGTGGACCTCCCACCCACGCTGCTCGACGCGGCCGGTCTCGACGTACCCGAGGACATGGACGGACGCTCGTTCCTGCCGCTGCTGCGCGACCCGTCCGCGGCGTGGCCGGACGAGGTCTTCATCCAGGTGAGCGAGTCCGAGGTGGGGCGGGCGATCCGGACGTCCCGCTGGAAGTACTACGTCACCGCACCGGACGCCCACCCATGGGACGACGCGAACGCCACCAGGTACGTCGAGACCGCGCTCTACGACCTGGCCAACGACCCGTATGAGCTGGTCAACCTCGCCGGCATGCCGTCCCACCGGAACGTCGCCGAGGAACTGCGCGCCAGGCTGGTGGCCCGCATGCGGGAGGCCGGTGAGCCTGAGCCGGTGATCGAGCCCGCGCCGGAGGTGCCGACCAGTCGGCAGCGGCGAGTCGACCCGACCGTCCACACAGCACGGTGGACGCCGACGCGCTTCGGACACCAGCCACGGGCCTGA
- a CDS encoding bifunctional folylpolyglutamate synthase/dihydrofolate synthase, with protein MVKNKGGRRADARYAEVEKALLGRLPEHKSVQGRNIERIRLLCSTLADPQHAAPVIHLTGTNGKTTTARMIDSLLTAFGLRTGRLTSPHLAEVRERISLSGEPVSPERFVQIYDEVMPYVDLVDQQVDRPLSFFEVVTALGFAAFADAPVDVSIVEVGLGGEWDSTNVADGKVAVVTPIAVDHAKYLGSTPAEIAVEKAGIIKPGAVAVVAQQEVEVAKVILRRAAEVGASVAREGLEFGVLSRELAVDGQLITLKGLTGVYEDIYLPLHGAHQAHNAACALAAVEAFLAGGTDEEKGLDADVVREGFANVRSPGRLEVVRTSPTVVLDAAHNPHGAAASAEGVTEAFTFDPLIGVVGMMRDKDVEGVLSAFEPIFARIVCTQNSTMRAMPAAELAAIATEVFGEDRVETVPRLDDAIDTAVRFADEGSPELGMGGVLITGSVITVGEARVLLKGR; from the coding sequence GTGGTGAAGAACAAGGGTGGCCGTCGGGCCGACGCGAGGTACGCCGAGGTGGAGAAGGCACTCCTCGGCCGGCTTCCGGAGCACAAGTCGGTCCAAGGGCGCAATATCGAACGTATCCGCCTTCTGTGCTCGACCCTCGCCGACCCGCAGCACGCCGCGCCCGTCATCCACCTGACGGGGACGAACGGCAAGACGACGACCGCGCGGATGATCGACTCCCTGCTCACGGCGTTCGGCTTGCGTACCGGTCGGCTCACCAGCCCGCACCTCGCGGAGGTCCGCGAGCGGATCAGCTTGTCCGGCGAGCCGGTGTCGCCGGAACGGTTCGTCCAGATCTACGACGAGGTGATGCCCTACGTCGACCTCGTCGACCAGCAGGTCGATCGACCGCTGTCGTTCTTCGAGGTGGTCACCGCCTTGGGCTTCGCGGCGTTCGCCGACGCCCCCGTCGACGTCTCCATCGTCGAGGTAGGACTCGGCGGGGAGTGGGACAGCACCAATGTCGCGGACGGCAAGGTCGCGGTGGTGACCCCGATCGCGGTCGACCACGCGAAGTACCTCGGCAGCACGCCCGCGGAGATCGCCGTCGAGAAGGCCGGCATCATCAAGCCCGGCGCGGTCGCGGTGGTCGCGCAGCAGGAGGTCGAGGTCGCCAAGGTGATCTTGCGTCGCGCCGCTGAGGTGGGCGCGTCGGTGGCCCGCGAAGGGCTGGAGTTCGGCGTCCTCAGCCGGGAGCTCGCGGTCGACGGTCAGTTGATCACGCTCAAGGGTCTGACGGGCGTCTACGAGGACATCTACCTCCCGCTGCACGGCGCGCACCAGGCGCACAACGCCGCCTGCGCGCTCGCCGCGGTCGAGGCGTTCCTCGCGGGCGGTACCGACGAGGAGAAGGGACTCGACGCCGACGTCGTGCGTGAGGGGTTCGCCAACGTCCGGTCGCCGGGCCGGTTGGAGGTGGTGCGCACCAGCCCGACCGTCGTGCTGGACGCGGCGCACAACCCGCACGGCGCGGCGGCGTCCGCCGAGGGGGTGACCGAGGCGTTCACGTTCGACCCGCTCATCGGCGTGGTCGGGATGATGCGCGACAAGGACGTCGAGGGCGTGCTGTCGGCCTTCGAGCCGATCTTCGCGAGGATCGTGTGCACGCAGAACTCGACCATGCGCGCGATGCCCGCGGCCGAGCTCGCCGCGATCGCGACGGAGGTGTTCGGCGAGGACCGCGTCGAGACGGTGCCTCGCCTCGACGACGCCATCGACACCGCCGTGCGGTTCGCCGACGAGGGCAGTCCTGAGCTGGGGATGGGTGGTGTCCTCATCACCGGCTCCGTCATCACGGTGGGCGAAGCCCGCGTGCTGCTGAAGGGCAGGTAA
- a CDS encoding CPBP family intramembrane glutamic endopeptidase, with amino-acid sequence MAVAEDRRVTNSQVSLVAPLTLVVVRIGLIWVLLASAYLLFRSRGLPDALPLAGTTSTYAVTVANVITLALLAWLVRRDGSRLRDLLGFERARLASDVGWGVLWLVVFWAVFLVPLTLVPLGLARPGSASEVQAAYEQVFSGMYADLVTTDALPAWSGVLVGIVFPFLNAPVEELTYRGYVQAHLVRRTGSAAFGIAVTALAFGIQHLAFAASWPGALTYAVAFTGWGLAAGIVYHRRGRLMPLVVAHVLTNLPFGLLPVAFTLAG; translated from the coding sequence ATGGCGGTGGCCGAGGACCGGCGCGTCACGAACTCTCAGGTGTCGTTGGTCGCGCCGCTGACGTTGGTGGTCGTGCGGATCGGGCTCATCTGGGTGCTCCTCGCGAGCGCCTACCTGCTCTTCCGGTCACGTGGGCTACCCGACGCACTCCCACTCGCCGGCACCACGTCGACGTACGCGGTGACGGTCGCCAACGTCATCACCCTGGCCCTGCTTGCCTGGCTGGTCCGTCGGGACGGCTCGCGGCTGCGGGACCTCCTGGGTTTCGAGCGCGCCCGACTGGCGTCCGACGTCGGCTGGGGCGTGCTGTGGCTCGTCGTCTTCTGGGCGGTGTTCCTCGTCCCGCTCACGCTGGTGCCGCTCGGCCTTGCCCGGCCTGGCTCGGCGAGCGAGGTCCAGGCCGCCTACGAGCAGGTCTTCAGCGGGATGTACGCCGACCTGGTGACAACGGACGCGCTCCCGGCGTGGTCCGGTGTTCTCGTCGGGATCGTGTTTCCCTTCCTCAACGCGCCGGTCGAGGAGCTCACGTATCGCGGATACGTCCAAGCGCACCTCGTCCGGCGAACGGGCTCGGCGGCCTTCGGTATCGCCGTGACGGCACTGGCTTTCGGGATCCAACACCTGGCGTTCGCGGCCAGCTGGCCTGGGGCACTCACCTACGCCGTCGCCTTCACCGGCTGGGGCCTCGCCGCCGGGATCGTCTACCACCGGCGCGGCCGGCTGATGCCGCTCGTGGTGGCGCACGTCCTCACGAACCTGCCGTTCGGACTCCTCCCGGTCGCCTTCACGTTGGCTGGCTGA